One Halomonas sp. M4R1S46 genomic window carries:
- the pth gene encoding aminoacyl-tRNA hydrolase has translation MSQLKAIIGLGNPGAEYDATRHNAGAWLLHALARDAGGELRPDRKFLGRHARVRVADRDLHLLEPTTFMNRSGGAVAALVQFYKLAPDELLVAHDELDMPPGTARYKQGGGHGGHNGLRDIIRALGNDKSFHRLRIGIGHPGEARQVTNYVLGRPGKAERAAIDAAIDECLATLPLAIAGDWPRAMQRLHSFSA, from the coding sequence ATGAGCCAGTTGAAAGCGATCATCGGCCTGGGCAACCCCGGCGCCGAGTACGACGCCACCCGCCACAACGCCGGCGCCTGGCTGCTCCACGCCCTGGCCCGGGACGCCGGCGGCGAGTTGCGCCCGGACAGGAAGTTCCTGGGACGCCATGCCCGCGTCCGTGTCGCCGACAGGGACCTGCACCTGCTCGAACCCACCACCTTCATGAACCGCAGCGGCGGCGCCGTGGCCGCGCTGGTGCAGTTCTACAAGCTCGCTCCCGACGAGTTGCTGGTGGCCCACGACGAGCTGGACATGCCCCCCGGCACGGCCCGCTACAAGCAGGGCGGCGGGCATGGCGGACACAACGGCCTGCGCGACATCATTCGCGCGCTGGGCAACGACAAGTCCTTTCACCGCCTGCGCATCGGCATCGGCCACCCCGGCGAGGCCCGCCAGGTGACCAACTATGTACTGGGCCGCCCGGGCAAGGCCGAGCGCGCCGCCATCGACGCCGCCATCGACGAGTGCCTGGCCACCCTGCCCCTGGCCATCGCCGGCGACTGGCCGCGCGCCATGCAGCGGCTGCACAGCTTTTCCGCCTGA